The Rhodococcus triatomae genome includes a window with the following:
- a CDS encoding ABC transporter ATP-binding protein gives MTIASTGAAGAAADTGWLRYLFGYCLRQRRDFVLAYGAAVVAAAATAAIPLAVRHVVDSFDGVADESPLGIWIALLVFLALVRFVAAYTRRYRSGRVSLGVQYELRGDAFRSLLRLDGVKQDGLQTGQVVSRSISDITLVQMLLQMFPHMTGNLLMFVMSLSVMAVLSPTLTLVALAILPALWFISLRSRADLFPANWHAQEQSAVVAGGVEAAVTGVRVVKGFGQEERELADLEARAGNLFRSRLRVIRFTSRYNPALQSVPMIGQAFVLVVGGWLALRGELSLGTFVAFTAYLAGFAAPVRQLATLLTASQQGRAAVERIREVIDNEPSVTDAADAVALPQGPLSIEFDAVGFGYVPGRRLLDGLSLRIEPGETVAIVGSAGSGKSTLAMLVPRLYDVDSGSVAVGGVDTRALSSASLRSASGVVFEESYLMSDTIRANVAYGRPDVDEERIREVLRIAAAEDFVDALPEGLDTVVGEQGVTLSGGQRQRIALARALVTDPRILVLDDATSAVDARVEAQIHRGMHAETTGRTTLITAHRRSTLTLADRVAVLDGGRMVDIGTTAELDERCALFRTLLRGGEDTAEAVNRASVPAVSGESDITEELWRREDADAGEGGLGARAAAAFATAAAGSSGPGRGGAGGGSVLSAAPPSEQVLARIAELPTPTGDPEVDRVQTRAADPSFGLGRLVAPFAWPLAAGLVLVGLDALAQIAVPVLVRFGVDHGVLDGSGTVLGWAAAATLAVVLANWAVGVAQVRVTGRTGERLLYTLRVKTFAQLQRLGLQYYERELGGRIMTRMTTDVDSLSNFLQTGLATAVVSAATMVGVLITLLVIDVELAAVLLLIAPILVVATVIFRRKSVPAYAEARDRVGIVNAYLQENVTNIRVTQVYRREAYNSVQFSQRAWAFRDSRLRAQRYMALYFPFVEFLSVVTTGLVLAIGVGRVHDGTLTVGTLIAFVLYVELFFAPVQQLSQVFDGYQQAVIGLGRLRGLMRTPTTTPQAARPIPAPRLRGEIEFDDVHFGYGTGAGEALRGVSLHIAAGETVALVGRTGAGKSTVLKLLARFYDPTSGAVLVDGTDTRAYDLGSFRRRLGVVPQEPHLFGATVRDAIAYGRPGARDAEIEAAARAVGAHEMIAELALGYLQPIGEHGRNLSAGQRQLLALARAELVDPDILLLDEATASLDLATEQRVRAATDVLTRRRTTVIVAHRLATAVRADRVVVLGDGVVLEVGTHAELLNRAGAYRKLWDAYAPSGDEAVPAG, from the coding sequence GTGACGATCGCCAGTACGGGAGCTGCCGGAGCTGCCGCCGACACCGGTTGGCTTCGTTACCTTTTCGGCTATTGTCTGCGGCAACGTCGCGACTTCGTCCTCGCGTACGGTGCGGCGGTGGTTGCCGCGGCAGCCACCGCCGCCATTCCGCTGGCCGTCCGCCACGTCGTCGACTCCTTCGACGGCGTGGCGGACGAGTCGCCGCTCGGGATCTGGATCGCGCTGCTGGTGTTCCTGGCGCTGGTCCGGTTCGTCGCCGCATACACCCGGCGGTATCGATCGGGGCGGGTCTCGCTCGGCGTCCAGTACGAACTGCGCGGGGACGCATTCCGCTCCCTGCTGAGACTGGACGGCGTCAAGCAGGACGGGCTGCAGACGGGGCAGGTGGTGAGCCGCTCGATCTCCGACATCACGCTCGTCCAGATGCTGCTGCAGATGTTCCCGCACATGACGGGGAATCTGCTCATGTTCGTCATGTCGCTGTCCGTGATGGCAGTGCTGTCGCCGACTCTGACGTTGGTGGCGCTCGCGATCCTGCCTGCCCTCTGGTTCATCTCGCTGCGCAGCCGCGCCGATCTGTTCCCGGCGAACTGGCATGCACAGGAGCAGTCGGCGGTCGTCGCCGGTGGCGTCGAGGCGGCCGTCACCGGCGTGCGGGTGGTGAAGGGCTTCGGCCAGGAAGAGCGTGAACTCGCGGATCTGGAGGCCAGGGCGGGCAACCTGTTCCGTTCGCGGCTCCGTGTCATCCGGTTCACGAGCCGGTACAACCCTGCGTTGCAGTCGGTTCCGATGATCGGGCAGGCATTCGTCCTCGTCGTGGGCGGCTGGCTCGCGCTGCGCGGCGAGCTGAGTCTCGGCACGTTCGTCGCGTTCACCGCGTACCTCGCCGGATTCGCGGCCCCCGTCCGTCAACTGGCGACGTTGCTGACCGCGAGCCAGCAGGGGCGCGCCGCCGTCGAACGCATCCGGGAGGTCATCGACAACGAGCCCTCCGTCACCGACGCAGCGGATGCCGTGGCCCTGCCGCAGGGGCCACTGTCCATCGAGTTCGACGCGGTCGGTTTCGGATACGTGCCGGGACGTCGACTCCTCGACGGGCTGTCACTGCGTATCGAGCCGGGTGAGACGGTCGCGATCGTCGGATCGGCCGGATCGGGCAAATCGACTCTCGCCATGCTGGTTCCGCGGCTCTACGACGTGGACTCCGGCTCGGTGGCCGTCGGCGGCGTGGACACCCGCGCCCTGTCGTCGGCATCGCTGCGGTCGGCGTCGGGGGTGGTGTTCGAGGAGAGCTACCTCATGTCCGACACGATTCGTGCGAACGTCGCCTACGGCCGTCCGGACGTCGACGAGGAGCGTATTCGTGAAGTACTGCGGATCGCTGCGGCCGAGGACTTCGTGGACGCACTTCCCGAGGGGCTCGACACCGTGGTCGGCGAACAGGGTGTGACTCTGTCGGGCGGTCAGCGCCAGCGGATCGCGTTGGCACGGGCGCTGGTCACCGACCCACGGATCCTCGTCCTCGACGACGCCACGTCCGCAGTCGACGCCCGGGTCGAAGCGCAGATCCACCGAGGTATGCACGCCGAGACGACGGGCCGCACGACGTTGATCACCGCCCACCGACGCTCGACGCTGACGCTGGCCGATCGCGTCGCCGTCCTCGACGGTGGCCGGATGGTCGACATCGGTACCACTGCCGAACTGGACGAACGATGCGCGTTGTTCCGGACCCTGCTTCGCGGTGGGGAGGACACCGCGGAGGCCGTGAATCGCGCGTCCGTGCCAGCGGTGAGCGGAGAGTCCGACATCACCGAAGAACTGTGGCGCCGTGAGGATGCGGATGCCGGGGAAGGTGGCCTCGGTGCCCGGGCTGCGGCCGCGTTCGCCACTGCGGCGGCAGGTTCGAGCGGACCGGGACGCGGTGGTGCGGGGGGCGGCAGCGTGCTGTCCGCGGCCCCGCCCAGCGAGCAGGTGCTGGCACGGATTGCGGAACTTCCGACGCCGACCGGCGACCCGGAGGTCGACCGGGTGCAGACCCGTGCCGCCGATCCGAGTTTCGGGCTCGGCCGACTGGTCGCGCCGTTCGCGTGGCCACTCGCAGCGGGCCTCGTGCTGGTCGGGCTCGACGCTCTGGCACAGATCGCCGTCCCGGTACTGGTGCGTTTCGGCGTCGATCACGGTGTGCTCGACGGATCGGGCACCGTACTGGGGTGGGCAGCGGCGGCCACGCTCGCCGTCGTCCTCGCGAACTGGGCGGTGGGTGTCGCGCAGGTGCGGGTCACCGGGCGGACCGGCGAGCGTCTGCTGTACACCTTGCGGGTCAAGACGTTCGCACAGTTGCAGCGCCTCGGATTGCAGTACTACGAGCGCGAGCTCGGCGGACGCATCATGACGAGGATGACCACCGACGTCGACAGCCTGTCCAACTTCCTGCAGACGGGTCTGGCGACAGCGGTGGTGAGCGCCGCCACGATGGTCGGCGTCCTGATCACCCTGCTGGTGATCGACGTCGAGCTCGCCGCGGTGCTGCTGCTGATCGCTCCGATACTGGTCGTGGCGACGGTGATCTTCCGTCGTAAGTCGGTGCCCGCCTATGCCGAGGCGCGGGACCGGGTCGGCATCGTCAACGCGTATCTGCAGGAGAACGTCACCAACATCCGCGTCACCCAGGTCTACCGGCGGGAGGCGTACAACTCGGTCCAGTTCTCACAGCGCGCGTGGGCATTTCGCGATTCGCGGCTGCGGGCACAGCGTTACATGGCGCTGTACTTCCCGTTCGTGGAGTTCCTGTCGGTCGTGACGACCGGACTGGTGCTCGCGATCGGCGTGGGCCGCGTTCACGACGGGACGCTCACGGTGGGCACCCTCATTGCGTTCGTCCTGTACGTCGAGTTGTTCTTCGCGCCGGTCCAGCAGCTGTCCCAGGTCTTCGACGGCTATCAGCAGGCAGTGATCGGGCTCGGTAGGCTACGGGGCCTGATGCGCACGCCGACCACCACGCCGCAGGCAGCCAGACCGATACCGGCACCGCGGCTGCGGGGCGAGATCGAGTTCGACGACGTGCACTTCGGATACGGAACCGGCGCCGGTGAGGCGTTGCGCGGGGTGTCCCTGCACATCGCTGCGGGCGAGACCGTGGCGCTGGTCGGCCGGACCGGTGCCGGCAAGTCCACGGTCCTCAAGCTCCTCGCGCGATTCTACGATCCGACCTCCGGAGCGGTACTTGTGGACGGAACCGACACGCGAGCATACGATCTCGGATCGTTCCGGCGGCGACTCGGTGTCGTCCCGCAGGAACCGCACCTGTTCGGGGCCACCGTGCGCGATGCCATCGCCTACGGCCGTCCCGGGGCGAGGGATGCCGAGATCGAAGCCGCGGCACGGGCCGTCGGCGCACACGAGATGATCGCCGAGCTGGCACTGGGGTATCTGCAGCCGATCGGGGAGCACGGGCGCAACCTGTCCGCCGGTCAGCGCCAGCTGTTGGCGCTCGCCAGGGCCGAACTGGTGGACCCGGACATCCTGCTGCTGGACGAGGCCACCGCGTCGCTCGACCTGGCGACCGAGCAGCGGGTGCGTGCCGCCACCGATGTGCTCACCCGGCGCCGGACGACGGTGATCGTGGCGCACCGGCTGGCGACCGCGGTCCGAGCGGATCGTGTCGTCGTGCTCGGCGACGGTGTCGTTCTCGAGGTCGGCACCCACGCCGAACTGCTCAATCGCGCCGGAGCGTATCGAAAACTGTGGGACGCATACGCACCGAGCGGAGACGAGGCCGTCCCGGCCGGCTGA
- a CDS encoding LLM class flavin-dependent oxidoreductase: MGTSRRKLHLNAFLMATGHHEAAWRLPESDPNANLDIDHYISLAQTAERGKFDSVFLADSPVLFTHTERRPSGKLEPTIILTAIAAATKKIGLIATASTSYNEPFNLARRFASLDFVSGGRAGWNIVTTAGAEAAQNFGLDDTPAHRTRYERAAEFVEVSTKLWDSWEDDAIVADKDAAIHGDSSKVHVIGHEGEFFKVRGPLNVPRSPQGYPLLVQAGSSEDGKEFAARYSEAIFTAQPTLEEGKAFYADVKDRVSRVGRDPEQVLILPGIVPVIGDTEEEARELEAELERLISPEYARAQLASRFGVEPHELALDEELPEDLPSEDEIEGAKSRYTLIVELARREKLTVRQLIGRLGGGRGHRTFAGTAQQVADTIEHWFTNDAADGFNIMPAVLPSGLEKFVDQVVPILQERGLLRTEYTESTLRGHYGLARPENQFTEESALVSAR, encoded by the coding sequence ATGGGTACATCACGACGGAAGCTGCATCTGAACGCCTTTCTCATGGCAACCGGCCACCACGAGGCGGCCTGGCGCCTGCCCGAAAGTGACCCGAACGCGAATCTCGATATCGATCACTACATTTCACTCGCACAGACGGCGGAGCGAGGCAAGTTCGATTCGGTCTTCCTCGCGGACAGCCCCGTGCTGTTCACCCACACCGAACGGCGCCCCAGCGGCAAGCTCGAGCCGACGATCATCCTCACCGCCATCGCAGCGGCCACGAAGAAGATCGGGCTGATCGCCACGGCATCGACCAGCTACAACGAGCCGTTCAACCTGGCCCGGCGGTTCGCCTCGCTCGACTTCGTCAGCGGTGGCCGCGCGGGATGGAACATCGTCACCACCGCCGGCGCCGAGGCCGCGCAGAACTTCGGACTCGACGACACCCCGGCGCACCGCACTCGCTACGAGCGCGCGGCCGAGTTCGTCGAGGTGTCGACCAAGCTGTGGGACAGCTGGGAGGACGACGCGATCGTCGCCGACAAGGACGCCGCCATTCACGGCGACTCGTCGAAGGTGCACGTCATCGGCCACGAAGGCGAGTTCTTCAAGGTTCGCGGTCCGCTGAACGTGCCGCGTTCGCCGCAGGGATACCCGCTACTGGTGCAGGCCGGGTCGTCGGAGGATGGCAAGGAGTTCGCGGCCAGGTACTCGGAGGCGATCTTCACGGCACAGCCCACCCTGGAGGAGGGCAAGGCGTTCTACGCGGACGTCAAGGACCGAGTCTCGCGGGTGGGCCGCGATCCCGAGCAGGTGTTGATTCTGCCGGGCATCGTCCCGGTCATCGGCGACACCGAAGAGGAGGCCCGAGAGCTCGAGGCGGAGTTGGAGCGGCTGATCTCGCCGGAGTACGCGCGTGCACAGCTGGCCTCGCGGTTCGGCGTCGAGCCGCACGAGCTGGCACTCGACGAGGAACTGCCCGAGGATCTGCCCTCCGAGGACGAGATCGAGGGAGCGAAGAGCAGGTACACGCTGATCGTCGAACTCGCTCGCCGGGAGAAGCTGACCGTGCGACAGCTCATCGGACGGCTCGGTGGCGGTCGTGGTCACCGGACGTTCGCGGGAACCGCGCAGCAGGTTGCCGACACCATCGAGCACTGGTTCACCAACGACGCAGCCGACGGCTTCAACATCATGCCGGCCGTGCTGCCGTCCGGGTTGGAGAAGTTCGTCGACCAGGTGGTGCCGATCCTGCAGGAGCGTGGTCTGCTGCGCACCGAGTACACCGAGTCGACGCTGCGTGGTCACTACGGTCTGGCTCGTCCGGAGAACCAGTTCACCGAGGAGTCCGCGCTGGTGTCTGCCCGGTGA
- a CDS encoding ABC transporter ATP-binding protein: MAQDTGRIDRPTVEVRGLVRRFGEKVVLDHIDLEIPDGQFVALLGKSGSGKSTLLRALAGLDYDVEDREGSLIVPTDVSVAFQDSRLLPWLRVLDNVTLGLGSGGTERGVAALDEVGLSGRESAWPKELSGGEQQRVALARALVREPALFLADEPFGALDALTRIKMHGLLQELIDRHRPAVLLVTHDVDEAIILADRVLVIDNGRISVDEFVDLPSPRSLADSAFQDFRHMLLGALGVAAAAH, translated from the coding sequence ATGGCGCAAGACACTGGCCGGATAGATCGGCCCACCGTCGAGGTACGCGGACTGGTCCGCCGTTTCGGCGAGAAGGTCGTCCTCGACCACATCGACCTGGAGATCCCCGACGGCCAGTTCGTCGCTCTGCTGGGCAAGAGCGGCTCGGGCAAGAGCACCTTGCTGCGTGCCCTCGCCGGACTGGACTACGACGTGGAGGATCGTGAAGGTTCGTTGATCGTCCCCACCGACGTGTCGGTCGCGTTCCAGGATTCGCGGCTGCTGCCGTGGCTGCGTGTCCTCGACAACGTCACTCTCGGGCTCGGCAGTGGTGGCACGGAGCGGGGTGTCGCGGCGCTCGACGAGGTCGGCCTGTCGGGACGTGAATCGGCGTGGCCGAAGGAACTGTCCGGTGGTGAACAGCAGCGTGTCGCCCTGGCCCGCGCCCTGGTGCGTGAGCCCGCACTGTTCCTGGCGGACGAGCCGTTCGGAGCACTCGACGCGTTGACCCGGATCAAGATGCACGGACTGCTCCAGGAGCTGATCGACCGGCATCGCCCGGCTGTCCTCCTCGTCACGCACGACGTCGACGAGGCGATCATCCTCGCCGACCGGGTCCTCGTCATCGACAACGGTCGCATCTCGGTGGACGAGTTCGTCGACCTCCCCTCGCCGCGATCGCTCGCGGACAGCGCATTCCAGGATTTTCGACACATGCTGCTCGGCGCACTCGGCGTCGCAGCGGCAGCACACTGA
- a CDS encoding ABC transporter permease: MTNTLSAPPPPRLAPREPSVAPVAGSSRDVRRLGLRKSFPFARLSGVFLLLAIWAAGSALGLIDERKLSAPWTVVATTFELISTGVLQQHIVASLARAVTGFAIGVVIGTALAVAAGLTRVGDALIDGPIQLKRAIPTLGLIPLLILWLGIGETFKITIIALGAIVTMYIQTHNSLTSIDNRYVELAEVLGLSRATFIRKVVLPGALPGFFLGLRLSITGAWLTLIVVESINAITGLGKMMFNAQNYGQSDVILVGLFVYGVFGLTSDALLRIAERRALSWRKTLAG; the protein is encoded by the coding sequence ATGACGAACACGCTCTCCGCTCCGCCTCCGCCACGGCTGGCACCCCGGGAACCCTCGGTTGCCCCGGTCGCCGGAAGCAGCCGGGATGTCCGTCGGCTCGGGCTCCGCAAGTCCTTCCCGTTCGCGAGATTGTCGGGAGTATTTCTGCTGCTGGCGATCTGGGCAGCCGGCAGCGCACTCGGGCTGATCGACGAACGCAAGCTCTCCGCCCCCTGGACCGTTGTCGCCACGACGTTCGAGTTGATCTCCACCGGTGTCCTGCAGCAGCACATCGTGGCCTCGCTGGCCCGGGCGGTCACCGGTTTCGCGATCGGTGTCGTCATCGGAACGGCATTGGCGGTGGCAGCCGGACTCACCCGAGTCGGTGACGCCCTCATCGACGGGCCGATTCAGCTCAAGCGTGCGATTCCGACACTCGGCCTCATCCCCCTGTTGATTCTCTGGCTCGGCATCGGGGAGACGTTCAAGATCACGATCATCGCGCTCGGCGCGATCGTCACGATGTACATCCAGACCCACAACTCGCTGACGTCGATCGACAACCGATACGTCGAGTTGGCCGAGGTGCTGGGTCTGTCTCGTGCCACGTTCATCCGCAAGGTCGTCCTTCCCGGGGCACTGCCCGGATTCTTCCTCGGCCTGCGGTTGTCGATCACCGGAGCCTGGCTGACGCTGATCGTGGTCGAGAGCATCAACGCGATCACCGGTCTCGGGAAGATGATGTTCAACGCTCAGAACTACGGCCAGTCCGATGTCATTCTCGTCGGTCTCTTCGTCTACGGCGTCTTCGGACTCACGTCCGACGCACTGCTGCGCATCGCGGAGAGGAGGGCCCTGTCATGGCGCAAGACACTGGCCGGATAG
- a CDS encoding ABC transporter substrate-binding protein, with protein MSRSALLPRARRLSRIALAGLLAVGIASCSTGSGGDTLSASDPIPDEVPEGVSLSVAVKTARIQSQVTDLFDDLPFTVSDWPDVQGGPDVIQAFRGGAVDLATNAAIPPIQAEATGLDARIVAVREKEIASYQIATAPETDIETLSDLRGKKIAISPGQAQGVVVLRTLAAEGIGLDEVEFIELPSPQFLTALQAKQVDAAVLSEPAITKYLDQYGADGARGIPTEALDLLSILWAPVEVLEDPAKAAAIKAFIPLWARADVWTWENKDEWARKYYVDSEGVSVEDAQRIIETVAQRPNYPASWDEAVAWTQETIDLLDESGYFEKFDAEKLFDRRFETVASDAVPAEYRTGVEG; from the coding sequence ATGTCTCGATCTGCCCTGCTTCCACGCGCTCGCCGGCTGTCGCGCATTGCGCTCGCCGGTCTGCTCGCCGTCGGAATAGCCTCCTGCTCAACAGGTTCAGGGGGCGATACGCTCTCTGCGTCGGATCCGATTCCCGACGAAGTGCCGGAGGGTGTCTCGCTCAGTGTCGCCGTGAAGACCGCCCGTATCCAGAGCCAGGTCACCGACCTGTTCGACGATCTGCCGTTCACCGTCTCGGACTGGCCCGACGTCCAGGGTGGACCCGACGTCATCCAGGCCTTCCGTGGTGGTGCCGTCGACCTGGCGACGAACGCGGCGATTCCGCCGATTCAAGCCGAGGCGACCGGTCTCGACGCGCGGATCGTTGCGGTGCGCGAGAAGGAGATCGCGTCGTACCAGATCGCGACGGCGCCCGAAACCGATATCGAAACGCTCTCCGATCTCCGCGGCAAGAAGATCGCCATCTCGCCCGGGCAGGCCCAAGGCGTCGTCGTCCTGCGTACTCTCGCGGCCGAGGGTATCGGACTCGACGAGGTCGAGTTCATCGAGCTGCCCAGCCCGCAGTTCCTCACCGCACTGCAAGCCAAGCAGGTCGATGCCGCCGTGCTGAGCGAGCCCGCGATCACCAAGTATCTCGACCAGTACGGCGCGGACGGTGCACGTGGAATCCCCACGGAGGCGCTCGATCTCCTGTCGATTCTGTGGGCACCCGTCGAGGTCCTGGAGGATCCGGCGAAGGCGGCGGCGATCAAGGCATTCATTCCGCTCTGGGCCCGTGCCGACGTGTGGACGTGGGAGAACAAGGACGAGTGGGCCCGGAAGTACTACGTCGACAGCGAGGGAGTCTCCGTCGAGGACGCCCAGCGGATCATCGAGACCGTCGCACAACGCCCGAACTATCCGGCCAGCTGGGACGAGGCGGTCGCCTGGACGCAGGAGACCATTGATCTGCTCGACGAGAGCGGCTATTTCGAGAAGTTCGACGCCGAGAAACTGTTCGACCGCCGCTTCGAAACCGTCGCGTCCGATGCGGTTCCTGCCGAGTACCGGACAGGAGTCGAGGGATGA
- a CDS encoding ROK family protein yields MRTDRVPGRSRVPGASAGTVLRAVLDRGPIARSTVARITGLSPATVSTASSHLLGHGLLRELPEIAGPSGLGRPHVPVALDENRYLVYGIHLAFTHVTTALVNLRGEVLASRRAEHTGRGPAQVLADAVESLDGLADELDHPHTAIGIGFAAGGWIDSASGVVRDHPIAAWRGYPVRTDLEHRTGLAARVDSHARALVDAEVLFGDPRARESVVQLFVGNVVDAGFATGGVVHRGPHAAAGAVAHVPLEDSHEVCACGRTGCVQATVSDRALARRAVEAGIVARPVFADLLAAATGGRPEALALLTRRAYTVGVVAARLLDLFDPEVLVVCEQGVNNLPACLDALRRGVADASATCLDPSTSVVPTSFPGRALPVSAGAVVLAELYRSPLDSFVHPLADIS; encoded by the coding sequence ATGCGGACCGATCGCGTCCCGGGTCGCTCCCGGGTACCCGGTGCCAGTGCCGGGACCGTCCTGCGTGCCGTCCTGGACCGTGGGCCCATCGCCCGGAGCACCGTCGCCCGGATCACCGGTCTCTCGCCGGCGACCGTCTCCACGGCGAGCAGCCATCTCCTCGGTCACGGCCTGCTCCGCGAACTCCCCGAGATCGCCGGACCCAGCGGCCTCGGCCGTCCTCATGTCCCCGTCGCGCTCGACGAGAACCGCTACCTCGTCTACGGCATCCATCTGGCCTTCACCCACGTCACCACCGCCCTGGTGAACCTGCGCGGCGAGGTCCTCGCGAGCAGGCGCGCCGAGCACACCGGTCGCGGACCGGCGCAGGTCCTCGCGGACGCCGTCGAGTCGCTGGACGGACTGGCCGACGAACTCGACCACCCGCACACCGCGATCGGGATCGGGTTCGCCGCCGGCGGATGGATCGACTCGGCGTCCGGGGTGGTCCGCGACCATCCGATCGCAGCGTGGCGGGGATACCCGGTGCGGACCGATCTCGAGCATCGGACCGGCCTCGCGGCCCGTGTCGACTCGCACGCCCGGGCGCTCGTCGACGCCGAGGTCCTCTTCGGGGACCCCCGCGCTCGCGAGAGTGTGGTGCAACTGTTCGTCGGCAACGTCGTCGATGCCGGCTTCGCCACCGGAGGAGTGGTGCACCGCGGCCCGCACGCTGCAGCCGGTGCCGTCGCGCACGTCCCGCTGGAGGACAGTCACGAGGTATGCGCCTGCGGACGCACCGGATGCGTGCAGGCGACCGTGTCGGACCGGGCGCTCGCGCGACGCGCAGTGGAAGCGGGCATCGTGGCGCGCCCGGTCTTCGCGGACCTGCTCGCCGCGGCCACCGGCGGGAGGCCGGAAGCCCTGGCGCTGCTCACCCGTCGCGCCTACACGGTCGGCGTGGTCGCGGCCCGGCTACTCGATCTCTTCGACCCCGAGGTTCTCGTCGTGTGCGAGCAGGGCGTCAACAATCTGCCCGCCTGCCTCGACGCGCTGCGACGCGGCGTCGCCGATGCGTCCGCGACCTGTCTCGATCCCTCAACCTCGGTGGTTCCCACCAGCTTTCCCGGACGGGCATTGCCGGTGTCGGCCGGGGCGGTCGTCCTCGCCGAGCTCTACCGATCCCCGCTCGACAGCTTCGTGCACCCGCTCGCCGACATCTCGTGA
- a CDS encoding DNA repair helicase XPB — protein sequence MTDGPLIVQSDKTLLLEVDHEHANDARQAIAPFAELERAPEHVHTYRITPLALWNARAAGHDAEQVVDALVTFSRFAVPQPLLVDIVDTMARYGRLQLVKNPAHGLTLVSLDRAVLTEVTRHKKIAPMLGAKVDEDTVIVHPSERGRLKQMLLKVGWPAEDLAGYVDGEAHAIDLDFDGSTPGSADGTWELRDYQEMAADSFWAGGSGVVVLPCGAGKTMVGAAAMARAKATTLILVTNTVAGRQWKRELIARTSLTEEEIGEYSGEKKEIRPVTIATYQVITRKSKGEYKHLELFDSRDWGLVIYDEVHLLPAPVFRMTADLQSRRRLGLTATLVREDGREGDVFSLIGPKRYDAPWKDIEAQGWIAPADCVEVRVTMTDAERMAYAVAEPEERYKLCSTAHTKIPVVKSILAKHTDAPTLVIGAYLDQLDELGEALNAPVIKGSTKTREREELFDKFRTGELQTLVVSKVANFSIDLPEASVAVQVSGTFGSRQEEAQRLGRLLRPKQDGGQAHFYSVVARDTLDAEYAAHRQRFLAEQGYAYRITDADDLLGPAIG from the coding sequence GTGACCGACGGACCGTTGATCGTGCAATCCGACAAGACCCTGCTGTTGGAAGTCGATCACGAGCACGCGAACGACGCCCGCCAGGCCATCGCCCCCTTCGCCGAACTCGAGCGGGCACCCGAACACGTCCACACCTACCGCATCACCCCGCTCGCGCTCTGGAACGCGCGCGCCGCCGGGCACGACGCGGAACAGGTCGTGGACGCGCTGGTCACGTTCTCCCGGTTCGCGGTGCCCCAGCCGTTGCTGGTGGACATCGTCGACACGATGGCACGGTACGGCCGCCTCCAGCTCGTGAAGAACCCCGCACACGGCCTGACCCTGGTCAGTCTGGATCGCGCGGTTCTCACCGAGGTCACGCGGCACAAGAAGATCGCCCCCATGCTCGGCGCCAAGGTCGACGAGGACACGGTGATCGTCCACCCGTCGGAACGTGGCCGCCTCAAGCAGATGCTGCTCAAGGTGGGCTGGCCGGCGGAGGACCTCGCGGGATACGTCGACGGCGAGGCGCACGCGATCGACCTCGACTTCGACGGCAGCACGCCCGGCTCGGCGGACGGTACGTGGGAACTGCGCGACTATCAGGAGATGGCGGCGGACTCGTTCTGGGCCGGCGGCTCCGGTGTCGTCGTCCTGCCCTGTGGTGCCGGGAAGACGATGGTCGGTGCCGCCGCCATGGCGAGGGCGAAGGCCACGACGCTGATCCTGGTCACCAACACCGTGGCCGGCCGGCAGTGGAAGCGCGAGCTCATCGCCCGCACGTCCCTCACCGAGGAGGAGATCGGCGAGTACTCGGGCGAGAAGAAGGAGATCCGCCCGGTCACCATCGCCACCTATCAGGTCATCACGCGCAAGAGCAAGGGCGAGTACAAGCACCTGGAGCTGTTCGACTCGCGCGACTGGGGCCTGGTCATCTACGACGAGGTGCACCTGCTGCCCGCGCCCGTGTTCCGGATGACCGCGGATCTGCAGTCGCGTCGGCGCCTCGGGCTCACCGCGACACTCGTCCGCGAGGACGGCCGCGAGGGGGACGTCTTCTCCCTCATCGGCCCCAAACGCTACGACGCACCGTGGAAGGACATCGAGGCGCAGGGCTGGATCGCGCCCGCGGACTGCGTCGAGGTCCGGGTGACGATGACCGACGCGGAGCGGATGGCCTACGCCGTCGCCGAGCCGGAGGAACGGTACAAGCTGTGTTCGACGGCGCACACGAAGATCCCGGTCGTGAAGTCGATCCTCGCCAAGCACACCGATGCACCCACCCTCGTCATCGGCGCGTACCTCGACCAGCTCGACGAGCTCGGTGAGGCGCTGAACGCGCCGGTCATCAAGGGGTCGACCAAGACGAGGGAACGCGAGGAGCTGTTCGACAAGTTCCGTACCGGCGAGCTCCAGACGCTGGTCGTCAGCAAGGTCGCGAACTTCTCCATCGATCTGCCCGAGGCGTCCGTCGCAGTTCAGGTGTCCGGCACCTTCGGATCCCGCCAGGAGGAGGCGCAGCGGCTCGGGCGGCTCCTGCGCCCCAAGCAGGACGGGGGCCAGGCGCACTTCTACTCGGTGGTCGCCAGGGACACCCTCGACGCGGAGTATGCGGCACACCGGCAGCGGTTCCTCGCCGAACAGGGATACGCGTACCGCATCACCGACGCGGACGACCTCCTCGGCCCCGCCATCGGGTGA